From Bos mutus isolate GX-2022 chromosome 5, NWIPB_WYAK_1.1, whole genome shotgun sequence, one genomic window encodes:
- the LOC102286170 gene encoding olfactory receptor 8S1, producing the protein MALRNRSTITEFILTGLSDDPHIQALLFVLFLVIYLLTVMGKLTMLLVIRADSHLHTPMYFFLSNLSFLDLCFSCVTLPKLLKDLLSEKNTISVESCLTQVFFVFFSSGTEACLLSVMAYDRYAAICHPLHYGQVMSNQLCVRLVLISWGLASLNAFVIVLLAISLDFCEAQTIHHYTCELPALFPLSCSDISIVTNILLCSSLLHGLGTFIPIFFSYARIISTILSISSTKGRSKAFSTCSSHLIAVILFFGSGFLCYLMPPSGSSLDLLLSIQYSAVTPMLNPLIYSLKNKEVKAAVKRTLGKYL; encoded by the coding sequence ATGGCCTTGAGGAACCGCAGCACCATCACCGAGTTTATCCTCACTGGGCTGTCAGACGACCCCCACATCCAGGCTCTGCTCTTTGTGCTCTTCCTGGTGATTTACCTCCTGACCGTGATGGGGAAGCTGACGATGCTGCTGGTGATCAGGGCTGACTCCCACCTCCACACGCCCATGTACTTCTTCTTGAGCAATCTATCATTCCTAGACCTCTGCTTCTCTTGTGTCACTCTGCCCAAGCTCCTGAAGGACCTCCTGTCTGAAAAGAACACCATCTCTGTCGAGAGCTGCCTGACTCAGgtcttctttgtgtttttctcttcAGGAACTGAAGCCTGTCTCCTCtcagtgatggcctatgaccgctatgccGCAATCTGCCACCCCCTGCACTATGGCCAGGTGATGAGCAACCAGCTCTGTGTGAGGCTGGTGTTGATCTCATGGGGCCTGGCCTCTCTCAATGCATTTGTCATTGTGCTCCTGGCTATTAGCCTGGATTTCTGTGAGGCCCAAACCATCCACCACTACACCTGTGAGCTGCCTGCCCTTTTCCCCCTGTCTTGTTCTGATATCTCTATTGTTACCAATATCCTACTCTGCTCCAGCCTATTGCATGGGCTTGGAACCTTCATCCCAATCTTCTTCTCTTACGCCCGTATTATCTCCACCATCCTGAGCATCAGCTCCACCAAAGGCAGAAGCAAGGCtttctccacctgctcctcccacctcaTCGCAGTGATCTTGTTCTTTGGCTCGGGTTTTCTTTGTTATCTCATGCCTCCGTCTGGCTCCTCTTTGGATTTACTCCTCTCCATACAGTACAGTGCAGTCACACCCATGCTGAATCCCCTCATCTACAGCCTAAAGAACAAGGAGGTGAAGGCAGCTGTGAAAAGGACATTGGGGAAATATCTATAA